Proteins encoded within one genomic window of Geotalea daltonii FRC-32:
- the atpG gene encoding ATP synthase F1 subunit gamma, with the protein MASLKSIKKRIVSVKNTGQITKAMKMVSAAKLRRAQENVVAARPYAAKLGEVLGRLSRNQDADSSPLMIKRTTGKALLIVVTSDRGLCGGFNANLCKAAERFVKERGAEFTDLSIMTIGRKGYEFLKNRQKIRKNFGTVFSNLNYQTAALLAQEVIQGYLDEEFDEVFIIYNAFRSVMSQDITLEQLLPVTPPEAADEEYAPEYIYEPSKSELLGELLPKHIEVQIFKSLLESVASEHGARMTAMDSASKNANEMIGKLTLQYNRARQAAITTELMEIISGAESIKG; encoded by the coding sequence ATGGCGAGTCTTAAAAGTATAAAAAAGCGCATTGTCTCGGTCAAAAATACGGGGCAAATAACAAAGGCCATGAAAATGGTCTCCGCTGCAAAGCTGCGCCGCGCCCAGGAAAATGTCGTAGCTGCCCGTCCCTACGCGGCGAAGCTTGGCGAAGTGCTGGGCAGGCTGTCCAGGAATCAGGACGCGGACTCCAGTCCGCTGATGATTAAACGTACCACCGGAAAAGCATTGCTGATCGTCGTCACATCCGATCGTGGGCTGTGCGGCGGCTTCAATGCAAACCTCTGCAAAGCTGCAGAGCGTTTCGTCAAGGAACGGGGTGCTGAATTCACCGATCTCTCCATCATGACCATCGGTCGCAAGGGTTATGAATTCCTGAAAAACCGGCAGAAGATTCGTAAGAATTTCGGCACAGTTTTCTCCAACCTCAACTATCAGACAGCTGCCCTGCTGGCCCAGGAAGTAATCCAGGGTTATCTGGACGAGGAATTCGACGAAGTCTTTATCATTTATAATGCCTTCCGTAGCGTCATGTCCCAGGATATAACCCTGGAACAGCTACTGCCTGTTACACCCCCTGAAGCAGCAGACGAAGAGTACGCACCCGAATATATTTACGAGCCCTCCAAGTCCGAACTCCTCGGTGAGTTGCTGCCGAAACACATTGAAGTCCAGATATTCAAGTCTCTCCTTGAGTCAGTGGCCTCCGAGCATGGGGCCAGAATGACAGCCATGGACAGTGCATCGAAAAACGCCAACGAAATGATCGGGAAACTGACACTCCAGTATAACCGTGCCCGTCAGGCCGCTATTACTACCGAACTGATGGAGATCATTTCCGGCGCTGAATCAATAAAAGGATAA
- the atpD gene encoding F0F1 ATP synthase subunit beta: MSQNIGKISQVIGAVIDVEFEPGKLPPIYNALRVTNPAIDDNENNLVLEVAQHLGENSVRTIAMDSTDGLVRGQAVLDTGKQISVPVGRKTLGRILNVIGEPVDEMGPVNADKEYGIHREAPEFVDQSTKVEAFTTGIKVVDLLAPYARGGKIGLFGGAGVGKTVLIMELINNIAKQHGGFSVFAGVGERTREGNDLWMEMKESGVLDKAALVYGQMNEPPGARARVALSALSIAEYFRDEEGQNVLLFIDNIFRFTQAGSEVSALLGRIPSAVGYQPTLATEMGELQERITSTNKGSITSVQAIYVPADDLTDPAPATAFAHLDATTVLSRQIAELGIYPAVDPLDSTSRILDPQVIGEEHYAIARQVQYVLQKYKDLQDIIAILGMDELSEEDKLVVARARKIQRFLSQPFHVAEAFTGSPGKYVELKDTIKGFKEIVDGKHDDIPEQAFYMVGTIEEAIEKAKKLAV, from the coding sequence ATGAGTCAGAACATCGGAAAAATATCGCAGGTCATCGGCGCGGTTATCGACGTTGAGTTCGAGCCGGGCAAATTGCCTCCTATCTACAATGCTCTCCGGGTAACCAATCCGGCGATCGACGACAATGAGAACAATCTGGTGCTGGAAGTTGCCCAGCATCTGGGCGAGAACTCGGTCAGAACCATCGCCATGGACTCGACCGATGGTCTGGTTCGCGGTCAGGCTGTTCTGGATACAGGAAAGCAGATATCAGTGCCTGTTGGTCGCAAGACCCTCGGTCGCATTCTCAATGTTATCGGTGAGCCTGTTGACGAAATGGGTCCGGTAAATGCCGACAAGGAGTACGGTATCCATCGTGAGGCCCCTGAATTCGTTGATCAGTCAACAAAGGTAGAAGCCTTCACCACAGGCATCAAGGTTGTTGACCTTCTCGCTCCATATGCAAGAGGTGGTAAGATTGGTCTGTTCGGTGGCGCAGGGGTCGGCAAGACCGTTCTCATCATGGAGCTCATCAACAACATCGCCAAGCAGCACGGCGGCTTCTCGGTCTTCGCCGGCGTCGGCGAGCGTACCCGTGAAGGAAATGACCTGTGGATGGAAATGAAGGAATCAGGCGTTCTTGACAAAGCGGCCCTGGTTTACGGCCAGATGAACGAACCGCCGGGAGCCCGTGCCCGTGTTGCTCTCTCCGCCCTTTCCATCGCAGAGTACTTCCGTGACGAAGAAGGTCAGAACGTGCTCCTCTTCATTGACAACATCTTCCGTTTCACCCAGGCAGGCTCCGAAGTTTCCGCTCTTCTCGGCCGTATTCCTTCAGCCGTTGGTTACCAGCCGACCTTGGCCACCGAGATGGGTGAGCTGCAGGAGCGCATTACCTCAACCAACAAAGGATCCATCACTTCCGTTCAGGCTATCTACGTTCCTGCCGATGACTTGACCGACCCTGCTCCGGCCACTGCCTTTGCACACTTGGATGCTACGACCGTCTTGTCCCGCCAGATCGCAGAGCTTGGCATCTACCCCGCTGTTGACCCCCTCGACTCCACCTCCAGGATTCTTGATCCGCAGGTCATTGGCGAGGAGCATTACGCCATTGCTCGTCAGGTCCAGTACGTACTGCAGAAATATAAGGATCTCCAGGATATTATCGCCATTCTCGGTATGGATGAACTTTCCGAAGAAGACAAGCTGGTCGTTGCACGTGCCAGGAAGATCCAGCGTTTTCTCTCCCAGCCGTTCCACGTAGCAGAAGCCTTTACCGGCTCCCCCGGCAAATATGTCGAATTGAAAGATACCATCAAAGGCTTCAAGGAGATCGTAGACGGCAAACACGACGATATCCCCGAACAAGCTTTCTATATGGTCGGCACTATTGAAGAAGCAATTGAGAAGGCAAAGAAGCTGGCAGTTTAA
- the atpA gene encoding F0F1 ATP synthase subunit alpha encodes MEIRAEEISEIIRKQIKEYGSEVEVAETGTIISIGDGIARIHGLDKAMAGELLEFPGGISGMALNLEEDNVGAAILGEFSEIKEGDTVKRTNRIVEVPVGEALIGRVVNAIGQPIDGKGPINTDKFGKVEVKAPGIVKRKSVHQPMQTGLKAIDAMVPIGRGQRELIIGDRQTGKTAVAIDTIINQKGGDVVCIYVAIGQKRSTVAQVVSKLQEHGAMDYTIIVAATASEPAPLQFISPYTGVTMGEYFRDNGKHALIIYDDLSKQAVAYRQLSLLLRRPPGREAYPGDVFYLHSRLLERACKVSDACGAGSLTALPIIETQAGDVSAYIPTNVISITDGQIYLESDLFYSGVRPAINVGLSVSRVGGSAQVKAMKQVAGTLRLSLAQYREMAAFAQFGSDLDKATQMQLARGERLVEVLKQPQYRPIPNEKQVLIIFAANNGYIDEYPVASLGRYESELYSFFDARKSDLLAELRDKKAIDDDIKAKIVSALEEFKKEFTA; translated from the coding sequence ATGGAAATCAGAGCGGAAGAAATCAGCGAGATTATCAGAAAGCAGATCAAGGAATACGGTTCCGAAGTTGAGGTCGCAGAAACCGGTACCATCATCTCCATCGGTGACGGTATTGCGCGTATCCATGGTCTTGATAAGGCCATGGCAGGCGAGCTTCTCGAATTCCCAGGCGGTATTTCAGGCATGGCCCTCAACCTTGAGGAAGACAACGTCGGCGCCGCCATTCTTGGTGAATTCAGCGAGATTAAAGAAGGGGACACCGTAAAGAGAACCAACCGCATCGTGGAGGTTCCGGTCGGTGAAGCCCTCATCGGTCGCGTCGTCAACGCTATCGGCCAGCCCATCGACGGTAAAGGCCCGATCAATACCGATAAATTCGGTAAGGTTGAAGTCAAGGCCCCCGGTATTGTTAAACGTAAATCGGTTCATCAGCCAATGCAGACCGGTCTCAAAGCTATCGACGCAATGGTTCCCATCGGACGCGGTCAGCGTGAGCTGATCATCGGCGACCGTCAGACCGGCAAAACCGCGGTAGCCATAGACACCATCATTAACCAGAAGGGTGGCGACGTTGTCTGTATTTATGTCGCTATCGGCCAGAAGCGCTCCACGGTTGCTCAGGTTGTAAGCAAGCTACAGGAGCACGGCGCCATGGATTATACCATCATCGTGGCAGCTACCGCTTCCGAACCCGCCCCGCTTCAGTTCATCTCCCCATACACTGGTGTGACCATGGGTGAGTACTTCCGCGACAATGGCAAACATGCCCTGATCATCTACGATGACCTTTCCAAGCAGGCCGTTGCATATCGACAGCTTTCCTTGCTCCTTCGTCGTCCTCCCGGACGTGAAGCATATCCCGGTGACGTATTTTACCTCCACAGCCGTCTGCTGGAGCGTGCCTGCAAGGTTTCCGATGCATGCGGCGCCGGCTCGCTTACTGCACTGCCGATCATCGAAACCCAGGCCGGTGACGTTTCCGCTTACATCCCGACCAACGTTATCTCAATCACCGATGGTCAGATCTACCTTGAATCCGACCTCTTCTACTCGGGCGTTCGCCCCGCCATCAACGTCGGTCTTTCCGTTTCCCGAGTCGGTGGTTCTGCCCAGGTCAAAGCAATGAAACAGGTTGCCGGTACCCTCCGTCTCAGCCTGGCCCAGTATCGTGAGATGGCAGCCTTTGCCCAATTCGGTTCCGACCTTGACAAGGCGACCCAGATGCAGCTGGCCCGTGGTGAGCGCCTCGTTGAAGTACTCAAGCAGCCACAATACCGTCCTATCCCGAATGAGAAGCAGGTTCTGATCATCTTTGCTGCTAACAACGGTTATATTGACGAGTATCCAGTTGCCTCACTAGGCCGTTATGAATCCGAACTCTACAGCTTCTTCGATGCCAGAAAGAGCGACCTCCTGGCTGAACTGCGCGACAAAAAAGCCATTGACGATGATATCAAGGCTAAAATCGTGTCTGCACTGGAAGAATTCAAGAAGGAATTTACTGCGTAA
- a CDS encoding GspE/PulE family protein yields the protein MDKLVKEGSLGSILLHSQIITEQELQAALEEQQTSGIRIGEALIKLGIVTQEDIDWALSNQLNIPYVRLKKENIGREAVECVPAELARRYNLMPLFLSGDDLSIAIADPLNKDAIRAVESTTGCLVTVSVGLIREIREMQELFYGAEIVPASFGFSSSLFPPKIIDNINADLSGAKLLDYLLLSIVKNRLSSVSLQPVGDSVLVTGRATGVTKELGAFEPGYYPELILHIRRMAKMNGLHETSARGVLAFRLKGRTLHYQVCMLRGEGGDYVTIKLHLSSTFPSTLSEIGLSSEKEAEYRNLAAIDKGLLLFSMRDADERCRLMDLYLDERNTQGQTVLILGNNVGRGKKKFPRIPVSRNITELSAVIMATFDHDPDIIVIEDATDAYAFIAAGKAAMHGKLVMAGVSFGDVPVTFKNLIHYWQKNYFIPTFLKGVVSLKGLITLCPHCKESYAPSREETAALRIEVPIADCYRAKGCPACEHTGYAGRKYLMGLIAFDSSMLEAFENARDSTEIVKHLSGRGYRGIGEEALELLVAGEISPEEYAVSIIY from the coding sequence ATGGATAAACTTGTCAAAGAGGGTTCGCTGGGATCAATCCTGCTTCACTCCCAGATCATCACCGAACAGGAGTTGCAGGCGGCGCTTGAAGAACAGCAAACCTCCGGCATCCGCATCGGCGAGGCGCTGATAAAGCTCGGCATCGTCACTCAGGAAGACATAGACTGGGCATTGTCCAATCAGTTGAACATCCCTTACGTGCGACTGAAGAAGGAAAACATTGGGCGGGAAGCGGTTGAGTGCGTACCGGCCGAACTTGCCCGCCGCTACAACCTGATGCCGCTCTTCCTGAGTGGCGACGATCTGAGCATTGCCATTGCCGATCCTTTAAACAAGGACGCCATTAGGGCCGTGGAGAGCACAACCGGTTGCCTGGTCACTGTCTCCGTTGGCCTGATCAGGGAAATCAGGGAAATGCAGGAGCTGTTTTATGGCGCTGAAATCGTCCCGGCCTCATTTGGGTTTTCTTCCAGTCTTTTCCCCCCCAAAATCATCGACAATATCAATGCTGATCTAAGTGGGGCAAAGCTGCTCGACTACCTGCTGCTGTCCATAGTCAAGAACAGACTATCGTCAGTTTCGCTGCAGCCGGTAGGAGATTCCGTCCTCGTCACCGGGCGGGCGACAGGCGTGACCAAGGAACTAGGAGCATTCGAGCCTGGTTACTACCCTGAACTGATTCTTCATATACGTCGGATGGCAAAGATGAACGGTCTTCACGAAACCTCCGCCAGAGGGGTGCTCGCCTTCCGTCTCAAGGGAAGGACCCTCCACTACCAAGTGTGCATGCTCAGGGGCGAGGGAGGAGATTATGTAACCATCAAGCTGCATCTCTCATCCACCTTCCCCAGCACCCTATCCGAAATTGGTCTCAGTAGTGAAAAGGAAGCCGAGTACCGCAATCTCGCCGCCATTGACAAGGGCCTGCTTCTTTTCTCCATGCGGGATGCAGATGAAAGGTGCCGCCTGATGGACCTTTACCTTGATGAAAGGAATACCCAAGGGCAAACAGTACTTATCCTCGGCAACAACGTGGGCAGGGGAAAGAAAAAGTTTCCCCGCATTCCTGTATCGAGGAACATTACCGAGCTCAGCGCCGTAATCATGGCCACCTTCGACCATGACCCCGATATCATCGTCATCGAAGATGCCACCGACGCCTATGCTTTCATTGCCGCCGGCAAGGCAGCCATGCACGGCAAACTGGTCATGGCCGGTGTTTCCTTCGGCGATGTCCCGGTCACCTTCAAAAACCTCATCCACTACTGGCAGAAGAATTACTTTATTCCCACCTTTCTCAAAGGTGTCGTATCCCTCAAAGGACTCATCACACTTTGTCCTCACTGCAAGGAAAGTTACGCTCCCTCACGTGAGGAAACTGCCGCATTGCGCATCGAAGTCCCCATTGCCGACTGCTATAGAGCCAAAGGTTGCCCGGCCTGCGAACATACCGGCTACGCCGGACGAAAATATCTGATGGGGCTGATTGCCTTTGACAGTTCGATGCTCGAAGCTTTTGAAAACGCCAGGGACAGTACTGAGATTGTCAAGCACCTGAGCGGCAGGGGCTATCGTGGCATCGGTGAAGAAGCTCTTGAATTGTTGGTTGCCGGCGAGATTTCCCCTGAGGAATATGCGGTCTCGATAATATATTAA
- a CDS encoding SseB family protein codes for MNELDQALEALRQNMDDPKSQSKFYDLFLNASFHVPTLKEEIKGADEGGAEGQALPLVMESEGNDYLMLFDSKERLLAWTGEDVASVQVPGHVLAATSQPPLHWALNVGTEFSKQFLPDEIAWLREVVERCNAAAAEEAEGQGTENPDT; via the coding sequence ATGAATGAGCTGGATCAGGCGCTGGAAGCATTGCGCCAGAACATGGATGACCCCAAAAGCCAATCGAAATTTTATGATCTCTTCCTCAACGCCAGCTTTCATGTGCCGACGTTGAAGGAGGAGATTAAAGGTGCCGATGAGGGGGGTGCCGAAGGGCAAGCACTGCCGCTGGTGATGGAGTCTGAGGGTAATGACTATCTCATGCTCTTCGATAGCAAAGAGAGGCTACTTGCCTGGACCGGGGAGGACGTGGCCAGCGTCCAGGTGCCGGGGCATGTGCTGGCAGCCACTTCCCAGCCACCCCTGCACTGGGCACTGAACGTAGGCACCGAGTTCTCCAAGCAATTTCTACCCGATGAAATCGCCTGGCTGCGGGAGGTGGTGGAGCGATGCAATGCCGCAGCTGCCGAGGAAGCAGAAGGTCAGGGGACTGAAAATCCTGACACTTGA
- a CDS encoding F0F1 ATP synthase subunit epsilon: MAEKLKVELVTPYKKVLTEEVDEITATGALGEFGVLPGHAPFLTSLKIGELSYKKDGVISHLALNWGYFEVENDKVTVLVETAEKADEIDLERAKSALGRAEEALKKLNPEDKSFRVYEAALERALIRVQVAGKSGRR, from the coding sequence ATGGCTGAAAAATTGAAAGTAGAACTGGTAACACCTTACAAAAAGGTACTCACCGAAGAGGTAGACGAAATTACGGCCACCGGCGCGCTTGGCGAATTTGGCGTACTGCCCGGTCACGCTCCTTTCCTCACCTCCCTCAAGATCGGCGAGCTCTCCTACAAAAAGGACGGCGTCATTTCTCATCTGGCCCTTAACTGGGGCTACTTTGAAGTTGAAAACGACAAGGTGACCGTGCTTGTGGAAACCGCCGAAAAGGCCGATGAAATTGACCTGGAGCGGGCGAAATCAGCACTGGGCCGCGCTGAAGAAGCCTTGAAAAAGCTCAATCCTGAAGACAAAAGCTTCAGGGTTTATGAGGCAGCCCTTGAACGTGCCCTGATCAGGGTTCAGGTTGCCGGCAAAAGCGGCAGACGGTAG
- the pdxA gene encoding 4-hydroxythreonine-4-phosphate dehydrogenase PdxA has protein sequence MGFDIRPAIAVTMGDPAGIGPEIIVKSMARREILASCRPVIIGDRSVLQRAIDLLAADLRITTVEEMPDRDPASGELYLKPLSDLAPQDMEYGKPTAAGGDAVFRYITEAARLCLKGEVDAMATAPINKEAMNAAGHHYPGHTELLAELTGTDNFVMMLAGSRLRVTLVTIHEALADVPRLVTFDKVLATIRTTNGDLARYFTPRPRLAVLALNPHCGEGGMFGNEDQDIIRPAVEAARSEGIDATGPLSADTLFHLAVKGDYDAVICMYHDQGLIPLKLLHFDDGVNVTLGLPIIRTSVDHGTAYNLAGKGIASEESMVAAIKMAAEMAVVRQTRKA, from the coding sequence ATGGGGTTTGATATCAGACCTGCTATAGCCGTTACCATGGGAGATCCGGCCGGCATTGGACCGGAGATCATCGTCAAGTCCATGGCCAGACGGGAGATACTCGCCAGCTGCAGGCCGGTGATCATTGGCGACCGGTCTGTGCTTCAACGAGCCATTGATCTACTGGCAGCGGATCTTAGAATTACAACCGTCGAAGAGATGCCGGATCGCGATCCGGCATCGGGCGAGCTATACCTGAAGCCACTATCGGATCTTGCCCCACAAGATATGGAGTACGGCAAGCCAACAGCAGCCGGTGGCGATGCTGTTTTCCGTTATATCACCGAAGCCGCCAGGCTCTGTCTCAAGGGTGAGGTGGACGCCATGGCAACCGCTCCCATCAACAAAGAAGCCATGAACGCCGCCGGTCATCATTACCCCGGCCACACGGAACTGCTGGCGGAATTGACCGGAACCGACAATTTCGTCATGATGCTGGCAGGCAGCCGATTGAGGGTAACTTTGGTGACTATACATGAAGCCTTGGCTGATGTGCCGCGCTTGGTAACTTTCGACAAGGTCCTCGCCACCATCCGCACCACAAATGGGGACCTGGCACGCTACTTTACCCCGCGGCCCCGTCTGGCCGTGCTGGCCCTCAACCCCCATTGCGGTGAAGGTGGCATGTTCGGCAATGAAGACCAAGACATCATACGACCTGCAGTGGAGGCAGCCAGGTCAGAAGGCATCGACGCAACAGGCCCCCTGTCGGCAGATACCCTCTTCCATCTGGCCGTGAAAGGCGATTATGACGCCGTCATCTGCATGTATCACGACCAGGGGCTGATTCCGCTGAAGCTGCTCCACTTCGATGACGGTGTCAATGTGACCCTTGGGCTCCCCATCATCCGGACCTCGGTCGATCACGGCACGGCCTACAACCTCGCCGGTAAAGGGATTGCCTCGGAAGAGAGTATGGTTGCCGCAATAAAAATGGCTGCAGAAATGGCAGTTGTCAGGCAGACGAGAAAAGCATGA
- a CDS encoding transglycosylase domain-containing protein, whose amino-acid sequence MKKIFVILAGLAILYAAYIGVSLMLLPSVSDLQKRRASMTIQVRDWHGKYHPFVVGPKNRYWTSGASIPPEMKWAVILAEDANFYKHEGIDVKAIKNAIKYDLEKKTFARGASTITQQVAKNLFLSREKTISRKVKEVVLARRMEQELTKGRIIELYLNLVELGPMVYGIGHGAHYYFGKPASALTPRECAIFAAMLPGPRVAYNPYRNMGKVLKRSNMILRLLLNKGVLSQAEYRQALAESPNIGRLQKKVDESIKKEEVLLPNISSAKNEEESKAEPTTDGEGAVNGAQPDMEEDSRQNVPPATEEQAQPEADTQAEQK is encoded by the coding sequence ATGAAAAAAATATTTGTGATCCTGGCAGGACTGGCCATTCTTTACGCCGCCTATATCGGCGTATCCCTGATGCTTCTGCCTTCCGTTTCCGATCTGCAGAAGCGCAGGGCGAGCATGACCATCCAGGTCAGAGACTGGCACGGCAAGTATCATCCTTTTGTCGTGGGCCCGAAGAACAGGTACTGGACCTCCGGTGCCAGCATCCCGCCGGAAATGAAGTGGGCGGTGATTTTGGCTGAAGATGCCAATTTTTACAAGCATGAAGGTATCGACGTCAAGGCAATCAAGAATGCCATCAAATATGACCTGGAGAAAAAGACTTTCGCCAGGGGTGCCTCCACCATAACCCAGCAAGTGGCTAAAAATCTGTTCCTCTCCCGGGAGAAAACCATTTCCAGAAAAGTCAAGGAAGTGGTGCTCGCCAGGCGCATGGAGCAGGAGTTGACCAAGGGGAGAATCATTGAGCTTTATCTGAACCTGGTCGAACTTGGACCGATGGTCTATGGCATTGGTCATGGGGCACACTATTACTTCGGCAAGCCCGCGTCAGCCTTGACACCACGTGAATGTGCCATATTCGCGGCAATGCTGCCGGGACCACGGGTGGCTTACAACCCTTACCGGAACATGGGTAAGGTGCTGAAACGTTCCAACATGATCCTGCGTCTGTTGCTGAACAAAGGAGTACTATCACAAGCTGAATACCGGCAGGCTCTGGCAGAATCGCCCAATATCGGCCGACTGCAGAAAAAGGTCGATGAGAGTATAAAGAAGGAAGAGGTGCTGCTGCCCAACATCAGCAGCGCTAAAAATGAAGAGGAGAGTAAGGCCGAACCCACGACTGACGGGGAGGGTGCCGTCAACGGAGCTCAGCCGGACATGGAAGAAGATAGCCGGCAGAATGTTCCGCCGGCTACAGAAGAACAAGCTCAGCCTGAAGCAGACACCCAGGCAGAACAGAAATGA
- a CDS encoding type IV pilus twitching motility protein PilT, with the protein MARIDALFKMMNEQGASDLHLSTGSPPIFRLNGEMERLNFKSLGHEDLRSILYEILSETQIADFEKRKDLDFAYSVPGIARFRGNMLMQHRGIAAVFRIIPSKILTADQLNLPEGVRKLTALKKGLVLVTGPTGSGKSTTLAAMIDLINSTRREHILTLEDPLEFIHENKMSLFNQRQIGEHSESFAAALRAALREDPDVILVGEMRDLETISLAMSAAETGHLVFGTLHTSSAAKTVDRIIDVFPKDAQEQVRAMLSESLKGVISQQLLRNADGKGRSAALEIMMGTPAIGNLIREGKTFQIPSIMQTAKKDGMQLMDQHILDLLKTKKVSPEEAYRCSADKKQFEQYLPERPQQ; encoded by the coding sequence ATGGCACGTATTGACGCACTTTTCAAGATGATGAACGAGCAGGGGGCATCGGACCTTCATTTGTCCACCGGCTCCCCTCCAATTTTCCGCCTCAATGGCGAAATGGAGCGTCTCAACTTCAAAAGCCTCGGGCACGAAGATCTTAGGTCCATCCTCTATGAGATCCTCTCCGAGACCCAGATTGCCGACTTCGAAAAGCGCAAGGATCTGGACTTCGCCTATTCGGTACCCGGCATAGCCCGCTTCCGCGGCAACATGCTCATGCAGCATCGGGGCATAGCCGCCGTCTTCCGCATCATCCCCAGCAAGATTCTGACGGCAGACCAGTTGAATCTTCCCGAAGGGGTACGGAAGCTGACCGCTTTGAAAAAGGGGCTTGTCCTCGTCACCGGCCCCACCGGCTCCGGGAAATCCACCACCCTGGCAGCCATGATCGATCTGATAAACTCCACCCGGCGCGAGCATATCCTTACCCTGGAAGACCCGCTGGAATTCATTCACGAGAACAAAATGTCCCTGTTCAACCAGCGGCAGATCGGTGAACATTCGGAAAGTTTTGCCGCCGCCCTGCGCGCCGCCCTGCGCGAAGACCCGGATGTGATCCTGGTGGGCGAGATGCGCGACCTTGAAACCATCAGCCTGGCCATGAGCGCCGCCGAGACCGGTCACCTGGTCTTCGGCACCCTCCACACCAGTTCCGCGGCCAAGACTGTTGACCGGATCATCGACGTCTTCCCCAAGGACGCCCAGGAGCAGGTACGGGCCATGCTGTCAGAGTCGCTCAAGGGGGTCATCAGCCAGCAGCTCCTGCGCAATGCCGACGGCAAGGGTAGATCGGCGGCCCTGGAAATCATGATGGGAACGCCAGCCATCGGCAACTTGATCCGCGAAGGAAAGACCTTCCAGATACCTTCCATCATGCAAACGGCAAAGAAAGACGGCATGCAGCTCATGGACCAGCACATCCTCGACCTGTTGAAGACGAAGAAGGTCTCCCCCGAAGAGGCCTATCGATGCTCCGCCGATAAGAAACAATTCGAACAGTACCTGCCCGAACGCCCCCAGCAGTAG
- the atpH gene encoding ATP synthase F1 subunit delta, producing the protein MSTNAIAKRYAKALVQIGAEEGNVDKFSGELSQFTGVLAGSTSLTAVFSNPAYGIEAKKEILKEIMTKLGLSNNVANFLQLLLDRNRLPFLPQIVESFNSFADDLSGVIRPTLTSGLPLEQSQIDEIKNSLTKATGKKVVLKVEVDPSLIGGVVTKIGDKVFDGSIKTQLAKIQDILQKG; encoded by the coding sequence TTGAGTACTAATGCGATTGCAAAACGTTATGCCAAGGCACTGGTTCAAATTGGCGCCGAAGAAGGCAATGTCGATAAGTTCAGTGGCGAGTTGAGCCAGTTCACCGGAGTGTTGGCCGGGAGCACAAGCCTGACTGCTGTTTTCAGTAACCCTGCTTACGGCATCGAAGCAAAAAAGGAAATCCTCAAAGAGATCATGACCAAGCTCGGGCTTTCCAATAATGTCGCCAATTTTCTCCAACTACTGCTTGACAGGAACAGACTTCCTTTCCTGCCGCAGATTGTTGAGAGCTTCAACAGCTTTGCCGATGACCTTTCCGGCGTTATCCGGCCCACGTTGACTTCGGGCTTGCCGCTCGAGCAGAGCCAGATCGACGAAATCAAGAACTCCCTGACCAAGGCCACGGGGAAAAAGGTTGTGCTCAAAGTAGAGGTCGATCCTTCTTTGATTGGCGGAGTTGTGACAAAGATCGGTGACAAGGTATTTGACGGAAGCATAAAAACGCAGTTAGCGAAAATTCAGGATATATTACAGAAGGGGTGA
- a CDS encoding YkgJ family cysteine cluster protein, translating into MKSLGNYRALLAKVDEMTAGISTAHAAHITCHRGCDSCCRHLSLSLVEGVALAEALSSLPEDKACFLREKAKAATADGPCPLLDNGECALYVHRPIICRTHGLPILVSEGDGQRIDFCPLNFRNVQTLPGDAVVALERLNTILAAVNKFFVTEYHAAGTSGKDRLSIAEALLLEV; encoded by the coding sequence ATGAAAAGTTTAGGCAACTACCGTGCCCTGCTGGCCAAAGTCGACGAAATGACCGCAGGCATAAGCACTGCACATGCTGCGCATATCACTTGTCACAGGGGGTGCGACAGCTGTTGTCGTCATCTGTCCCTTTCCTTGGTGGAGGGGGTAGCCTTGGCTGAAGCCCTGAGTTCACTGCCGGAGGATAAGGCATGCTTTCTGCGGGAAAAGGCAAAAGCCGCAACAGCAGATGGACCTTGCCCGCTTCTTGATAATGGTGAATGTGCACTCTACGTCCATCGTCCCATTATCTGCCGGACCCACGGGCTGCCGATCCTGGTGTCCGAGGGTGATGGGCAACGCATTGATTTTTGTCCCCTGAATTTCAGGAATGTGCAGACACTTCCCGGCGATGCGGTCGTTGCTCTCGAACGGCTCAATACCATTCTTGCTGCGGTCAACAAGTTCTTTGTCACCGAGTATCATGCTGCCGGTACTTCCGGCAAGGACCGCCTCTCCATTGCCGAGGCATTGCTACTGGAAGTTTGA